ACGTGCCCGGAGCTTTGACCTTCCCGATCACAGAAAACGAATAGCCGCTCGGGTTTTTCACGAGCACGGTGACCTGGGGAACAGCGTCCTTGTATTGCGGCCGCAACCCCGCGGTGATGATTCGCTGGAGGTCCGCGGGAAGAAGACCGGCAGCCATCACTTGGCCCACGAGTGGGAAACCGAAAGTTCCATCCGGAAGGACCCGCACCACTCGTTGTAGGCGCTCGTCCCCCCACACAAGAATTTCAAGATCATCGCCGGGATTGATCCGATATGCAGGCCCAGGAACTGATGTCGGGCTCGACTGCGCGGGAGCGGCCGAGGAGCCGAGGGCAATCAGGAATAGCGCGACGACGAGCGCGATGAACCTTTTCATTTCACGAATACCCTCCCCTTGGCGTACCGGCGCGGCACATCACGCTTCAACCCTACTCGAGCCCGGTTACAAATGTCTTCATTCCAGTAATATAAGCAGAAGGTGGCAAAACGAACCCTCTTTTTCCGGCTGACCGTCCTGGCGCTGACGATCGTAGCTCCCGCATTGTCCGGCTGCGGCTACTGGCGAACGTACGAAGCGAAGAAATACTACGCCCAGTATCAGACCGCGACCGCCAATGGAGACCTCCAGGGCGCGCGTTTTGCGCTATTGTCGCTCGTGCAAACCCAAGAAGATGTCAGCGACTGGTGGGTGCAGCTGGGAAAGATCGACTTGCAGCTGGGCGATTTCCGAGGGGCTTACGATGCGTTCGCTCACGCGCATGAACTCGATCGCACCAATGCTCAGGTGGTCGCGACTCTGGCTCAGCTTGCGATATATGCAGGTCAGTTAGATCTTGCCGAAGAGCAAGCAAAAAGTCTCGAGCTACTCGCACCCGACGACCCCACGATCACTCTCGTCAATGGTTTTGTAGATCTGAAACGAGGCGATCTCGACAAGGCGAACGCTGCGGCCGACCAGCTATTAAGAGCCGCTCCGGCTGACCCTATCGCGAAAATTCTAAAGGCTAAGGTGCTGATGGGCGCTGGCCGGCCCGATGACGCTGTGGCCTTGTTAGAGCAGCAATTACAGATGGTGCCAGACGATGGGCAGGCGCTCCGAGCGTTATCCGCTATCTACAGGAGCCGAGGTGACTGGCCTAGCGCCACACGCGTTGCGACAAGGCTTTATCAGCTCAATGGCAAAGATAGTCGCATCTCGCAGCAATTGCTCGAGGCGGCGCTTCGATCGAGCGACCTCGGCCGTGCCGCGAGCGTCTCGAACTCAATCCTAAGTGGTGATGCGCCCGTACAAACGATCTACGCGACGCTTGGACTATGGGCGGAATTCGCGCCCGAAGAGGTCACTCTGCCCAATGCAATTCACTTGGCTCAGCGTTATTCGGGAGACCGGCGCGTAGCTTTCGCCGATTATTTTAATCGAGTTGGAAAGCCAGCTTCGGCCGAGCAATTGCTCGGTCCTCCTCAGCTGCCGCTAAAACAGGCCAACGCCGGGCTCAACGCCGTGATCGCGCAATCGATGGCTCTCCAGGGGCGTCGGGCTGACGCACTGAAATTATTTGGCGAAGTGTTGGCGGTTGAACCCGATCAACCGCAGGCGCTGCGCGGCCGCTCCGCACTACTAATGCAGACAGGAAATACAAAGCAGGCGATCATCGACGCTCAACGGCTCGTCATTGCAAATCCGAAGGATGGCGGAGATCGCATTCTTCTCGCACGCGCCTTTTTTGCGGCAGGACGTCGGCAAGACGTGCGTCGGACTCTCTGGGATGCATTTCAGGACATGCCGCAAGACAACCGCGTTTTCTCCGCCTTAAAAAGCGTTTTGGTGTCCACTGGCGATGCAGACGGTGAGCGTCGTCTGAGGCGCGAAGTTGAAGATCGACGATCGAGCATTCTTGAGAAGGAATTTCTGTAATGCGCTCTGCGGGCGAGTCAGCCGTAACGGCTTTGACGGATCGGCCGTCCTCGCAAAGCGGCCTGAACACAGGTGCATTTGCACGGCATCGGATCCGATTCACATCAAACATTGCAGGGCCGATTTTCTTCGTCGCCGATCTGATTTGCCTTGGCCTCAGCGTACCCCTTTCACTAATCGCCTACCGTCTGTTTTTCGCTGACCGGCTAGTCACGTCGGTCGGCATATTCGCATTTTCATCTGCTGGCGCGACCTACCTGCTGATCCGGGCCTCACGTCACGCTTACAATCGCACGCTTGTGAACCTCTTCGAGCACGAAGCGGATTCTGTGATTGACGCGCTCGCAGCAGTGCTCATCGCCTCTGCACTCGTTTGGCAGTTCGGGATGATTGAGAATCTCTCGCGGGGCATTGCGATACTTTTCCTGCTTTCCTTCAGTGCTCTGCTTCTCGCATCGCGACCCATTGTTCGCGGCGCCGTTCGGTACCTTGCCGGCAGCGGATCGATCGAACAGCGGATCGTCTTTTACGGCGCGGATCCGGCTTCGATAGCCATGATCCGCCGCATCATCGAGCTGATGGACCTACCGCACCTTAAGTATTTGGGAGTCGCCGACGACCGGCCGAAGGTGAAGTCGGTCGACGGCCTGAAGATGATCGGTGGGCTGGACCAAGTGCTGGAACTCGCGCGTCAGGGCGAACTCGATCAGGTTCTGTTCTGCGTGCCGAACATGCCCCCGCAGCGTCTTCACGCAATCGTTGAAGAACTCAGCAACGTCTCCGTCGACGTTGCCGTCGTCCCGTCCGAGGCCATTCAGCTAGCACCGGATTATCGCGTGCACCTTCTCGGCCAGCTGCCCGTGCTGACGCTGTGGCAACGGCCGTTCCGTGACATCAACGGTCTAGTAAAGCGCGGCGAGGATCTGCTTATCGCCGGCACGGCGACGGCCCTTCTTTCACCGGTTATGCTGATCGTTGGCTTACTCGTGAAAATCTCCAGCCCGGGCCCGGTTTTCTTCGTTCAGCCGCGCATTGGTTTTAACAATGAGCTCATCCGCGTGCTCAAGTTTCGTACCATGTTTGCCGACCGGTCGGACCTGAAGGCCGAGCAGACCACGACGGCAAACGACCCGCGCGTGACGCCGATCGGTCGCTGGCTGCGACGCCTGAGCCTTGACGAGCTGCCGCAGCTGCTGAACGTCATCAAGGGCGACATGTCGCTCGTCGGGCCGCGCCCGCACGCGACGCACATGAAGGTCGGCGAGCGTTATTATCAGGATGCGGTCCGTGGCTACGCCGGTCGCCATCGCGTGAAGCCCGGCATCACTGGACTGGCGCAGGTTAAGGGTGTGCGCGGCGAGATCCGCACGATCGAGCGCGCGAAGCTCCGCGTCGAATATGATCGGAAATATATCGAGAATTGGTCGGTCTGGCTGGATCTCGGGATCTTGCTCGCGACTTTCCGCGCCGTCCTTTACGACGCCGACGCTTATTAATTATTAAGCGGGCTCGCCCAACTTCTCGTTGATCAGGCTGATCGTGTTCTGGATGTTGCCGCGCGAGGATGCACCGAACACAATCGACTGGACGTAAGGCTCATCGAGCACCCACTCGATTGCCTCGCGCGGCGCGATGCCACCCGACGCGAAGATCGACATGGCGATCATCCGCGGCGAGTACCGCTCGGCCGCATCGCGATATCCCTGGATGCCACCGCTCATGCGGAAGCCGATCTTGTTGACGTTGGCGCAGACGATCGGGTTCTTGACCCCTGCTTCGTCGAGCAACGGTAGTAACATGGGCACGTTCATCGTAATGAAGCCGGGTTCCGCGCCATATTTCTTCTTCACGTGCCGGGCGAAAGCGCCCAGCGCGTCGACGGCCCGAAGGCCGATTACAAGGTCGGTGACGACGTTCTGAAGGAAGATGATCGGCGTCGGCAGGCCATGGAACATTTTCATTTCGGCATCGACGAGCAAGCCGATCATCGCGCTCATGTCCTGCGTCGCGAGCGCCCTGCCGCCGCGAAGCACGGTGTCGACCAGGCCATCCTTGGGCAGGAACTTACGGAGCGCATCGAAATAGCCGAGCTCGGTCACCGCGTTCGCGTATTTGTGCGCATAGGGCATGCACGGAAGGAGGTTGAAGCCTTCCCACTTGGCCGGTGCCGTCCGCATCAGGTCGCAGACGTCGGCGATGCGGTCGTGGGTCGTGCACATGAACCCGCCGGCGCCTAGTTCCTTCGCGGCTTCCAGCACGCGCATGATCTCGCCGAGGTCCTGGAAGCGCATCGCCTGTTGGCGCGCCTTTTCCTCGGACATGTGGTTAACGCCGAAGAACTGGTTGTCGCCGAAGAGAATCCTGTCCACGCCTAAGCTGCCTTTACTTCATTCGCGACGGCGATCGTCTGCCCGAGCTTGGCTGGCGGCCGGTAAAGGCCGAGCCGGTCGAACAGGACGAGCCAGAAGAATTCGAGCGTCCTCGCATAGCGGCGCCAATAGCGGCGCGGCTCCGTAACCATGCGATAGACCCATTCAAGGCCGTTCTGCGCCATCCACTGCGGGGCGCGCACGACTGCCTGGGCTTCGTAATCGATGGTCGCGCCAACTCCCATACAGACTTTCACGGTCGGCATCAGGTGCCGGTTGCGGACGATCCAGATTTCCTGCTTCGGCGCACCAAGCCCGACGATGAGGCAAGTTGCCTTGCATTCGTTAATCATGCGGATCGCTTCAGCAGTTTCGCCGGGATCATTGACGAAGTTCATCGACGGACCGTGTGCGCCGACCACCACTTCGCGTCCGGCGATGCCATTGATGCGCTGCCGCGCCTGTTCAGCAATGCCCGGCTTGGCGCCGAGCATGAAAATGCGAACGTCCGGATTGTCCGCGTGCCGGCGCCAATAGGCGGGGACAATGTCGGACCCGGAGGCCTTGGACTGAATGGCGCGGCCCAGAAACTTCAGGCCCCAATAGACATATTTGCTGTCGGACGAGACGATCGCGGCCTGCCGGTAGGCCTCCACAAAATCCGCATTACGCTGAAGGTGGTAAAGGTGATCAGGATTGAGCGTCCACAAGATGCCTTCATCGAGGCGATCCACAACCTGCTCAACCATCAAATCATCGACCCACGCGTTGAGGATCCGGCACTTCTTCCAGGCCGGGTACCGCGAAGAGCTTACTGGGATGATGCTGTTCACGACCGCCCGAGCACACGCGACAGCAGGCCGCGCTTCGCATCATTGGCCGCAACCGGCCGTGCCACCGTCACATCGCCACCGGCAGCGGACCGGATCATGCGAATGGTCGCGTCCGTCATCGCCGCGTCGGCGAAGCTGTTCACCACTTCCTTCGACTTACCGGACACCCGATCGCGGAATGTCTCAAGCTGCGCCGAATATTCCTCGCCGCGGATGTAGAATTCGACGGGCTGCGTGAGGTCGGTCGTGTATCGGACGTTCCAGCCTTCCTCGTAACCTGCGGGCGCATCGATCGCGTCGGTGAGGAATACGCGCAGTTCCTGCCGGTCGGCGTAAAGCTTCCCTCGGTCGCCCCAAACGGTGATCTGCGTCGTCATTTTCCGCTGCGACGAGTCCGACCAATTGACCGACAGCTGGCCCGAAACGTCGCCATAACGAAGCGAGGCATAAACCTCATCCTCAACGCCCTTGGAAAAAATGCTGCTCAGAATGGCGCTGTCGCACCCTGTCGAGGCGCCGAAATACCAGTTGAGCAAATTCAGCGGATGCGCGGCATAATCCAGCAACGCGCCACCGCCGAGTTCGGCCTTGCCCCGCCACGTCGGCTTCGAAGGCCGCGTGACCACGGGGCCATAGGCCTCGGCAGTGACATGGCTCACTCTGCCCAGCGCGCGAGCGTCAAGCAGCCGCTTCATCTCACCGAATACGGCAACGAAGCGATTATGATAGCCGACCTGCGTCACTAGGCCTTTTTCGTCCGCCAGCGCCGCAAGCTCGACACTGACCTGCTCATTCAGCGTTAGCGGCTTCTCGCAGAAGACGTGGATCCCGCGGCTCAGCGCATCGCGAACGATCGCCTCGTGCGAGATGGTCGGGGTCGCGACGATCACTGCCTCGAGCCCATCGATAGCCAACGCGTCCTTGGCATCGCTTACGTGCTTAAGCCCGGTGACCTTCGCCAGCGCAGACCCGACGAGCGGGGCGGAATCCGCCATTGCGACGATCTCAATGCCGGGCAAACCGTTGGCGATCGCAAGGTGCGACAGCCCCATCTTGCCCAGGCCGATGACGGCCATTTTCGTCATTTACGCGATCGTCCCCGTCATTACTGGCAATTGCTCGTATGCTGGCCGGCCCGGTCGCATCAAGCCTCGTCTTCCGGCTAGGGTTTGTTCTTTAATGTTCCGCTAAGGGACAGCGCCAATTGCGAAACCCCTCCCCGCCCCTTTGTTCAATATAGGCTAACTGGTAAAGGGTGAACCGGGTCAGCTGAGGATAGTTTCGCGCACATGAGATTCCTTCGGGCACCCGTTACCGAGAGGCGCCAGTCGTGCGCCCTCGGGAAGGCACGCATCATTCAGTCTTATGCCGCGCTCGCGCGCGAGGGATCGTAATGAGCGTGCATCTTCTCGATCTCGAGCGGCCGCGCCGGTCCGCGCTTCAACGGGCGATCCCTTATGCGTTAGCCATGCTTGCGCTCGCGCTCGCGACCGCCGGCCTTTTCGCCAACGCCAACAAGGTCGAGGACCTGCGCCGCGCGCAGCGGGCCGCCAAGATCGCCAGCTCCACCGGCGAAGCGGTGGCACCCCTAAACGTGGTCAAGCCGCTGACGCCAGAAGAGGCGCTCAAGGCGAACGAGGACCGGCCCTTTGACATCACGCCGGATACCCCGGCCAAGCAATTCCGGCTTATCGCCGATGACGGGAGCCGCGAACGCGCGCTCGAATGCCTTACGCAAGCCGTCTACTACGAAGCGGCAACCGAGGGTATCGACGGTCAGCGAGCAGTTGCCCAGGTCGTCTTGAATCGAATGCGACATCCAGGCTTCCCGTCGACCGTATGCGGCGTGGTGTATCAGGGCTCGAATCTTCCCACCGGTTGCCAGTTCACATTCACGTGCGATGGGGCTCTGATGCGCAATCCCATCCCATCAATCTGGGCCCGGGCCAAGAAAATCGCCTCGCAGGCGCTTGAGGGAAAGGTCTTTGCTGCGGTTGGGCACGCAACCCACTATCATGCCGATTACGTGCTTCCATATTGGGCCGACTCGCTTGCGAAGCAGGTCCAGATCGGGCACCACATCTTCTATCGCCTGCAAGGCAGACTGGGCACTCAGGCGGCGTTTTCGCAGCGCTACGGCGGTAAGGAACCACTGCTAGCGACGGAGCCATCGACGGCGTCCGTGGCAGCTGAGGCCGCGGATCAAGCGCAGGCACTTCTAAATTCCGGTCTAACGACGCCGACTCCGCTTGCGGCAGATGGTGCAGGCATCGCCGGAGGCAACAATCAGCCGAAACAGGTCCTCCTCGCAGATGCAGGCAAAGGCACTCTACTGATCGACGAAGGCGTTCCGCCGCCCTCCGGCACCAAGCGGCGGGCGCGACAAGACTGCAGCGCCCCTTCCGAGAAGCAGATTCGACCGGTAGCGCCTACCGACATGCATGCCGGTAATCCGTTCAGCGATTGCTAGATGCTCTCTCACAGTAAGCTTGGCGTGAAGCGCCTGCTGTCTAAGGCCCTTGGTCGAGAGTTCGTAGCACCCGAGGAGCTTGCCTACCGTCGACTGCAAACGAAAGGCTTTAGGCCGACCTTCATGATCGACGTCGGCGCCTACGAAGGTAATTGGACGCGGCTAGCGCGCCGTGTCTTCGGAGATGTACCGACATTGATGATTGAAGCACAGCTTTCAAAGCGGCCCATCTTGGAAAAGGTGTCTCACGAACTCGCCGACGTCCGTTATGCGCAGGCGCTTCTCAGCAGTGCCAGCGGAGAACGAAGACAATTTTTTGAAATGGAAACGGGATCGTCGATGTTCTCAGAGAATAGCAACGCTCCCCGCACAACTCGCGAATTGAGAACGTGCACGCTCGACGAGCTGGCCGGAGAAGTCCCTCGCGGGGCTTTCCTCAAGATCGACGTTCAAGGCGCGGAGCTCGAGGTTCTCGGCGGCGGTGAGCGGGCCCTCGCGGCCTGTGAGTTGGTCCAGCTCGAAGTCGCTCTTCTGCCTTACAACGAGGGCGCCCCGACCGCGCTCGAAGTCCTAAGCTACATGGCGGAGCGCGATTTTTCGCCTTTTGACATCAGCGGCTTCAGCCGCCCGAACGGCATAGACCTTGCTCAAGTCGACTTCCTGTTCGCACGACCCACCTCGAAGCTGAGGACGCACTTCTTCACCTTCTGAGCGCATTTCTGCGTCGCAACCCGGTTAGAGCGCGCCCTCGCGAGCCATTTCGCGTCTGAGCAGGCGTCAGATTTGAAACAAGATGCCGATTACCGAAGCGGGCATCGGAAGTACTTCGAACAGCACCTTCTATCTGTCTCTGCGGTAAGAGGGACCTCGCCCCTCTGCAACGCGGTGTTTAGACGCGATTGGCTCCCGAAGCGCCTTCGCGGATCGGCCGTTAACCTTCGCGCCACCAAAAGGAATTCAACTGAGAAGGTGACCGTGGCCTTAACGTCTCATTTACCCTATCTTTACGTTGAGAACCCACTCTCGCGGCGAAGAATTCTTGCCGTCTAGAGGACCCATTACATGAGCGACGGATTTCTCGCATTCAAAGGTCTCGCTTGGGGAGCCGCAGCGCTTTTCGTCGGAGCCGCACTCATGCCGTCGGCCACCGGCGGTAAGTTCGATCCCTTGCGGATATCTGCGCGCGCGGAAACCAGCTCCGGCCCGGTTAGAGCCGGCAGTGGGAAGAAAAAGAGCTCGACAACTTCGACCAGCGGCGGGACTCCAACTCCAACTCCAACTCCAACTCCAAGTCCAACGCCAACTCCGACGACAAGCACGACGTCTGCAGGCGGTTTTACGGAATTGACGACGATTCCCTCGGAGTTTCCGACCGCGACGGCGCTTGTGCCGACATGGGGCAGTGGAGCTATCCCACCCAGCATGGGGTCGGACCCCTTAGGCGCGTTCCGGTTCATCTGCGGCGCCGGACCGTTGAAGTACGATGATCCCATCCAGTACCCAGGCCAGCCCGGACGTTCTCACCTCCACCAGTACTACGGAAATACGAGAACGGACGCGTATTCAACTTATGAGTCCTTGCGAGCTTCCGGTGACGGAACCTGCGGTAGCGATGGGAATGGTCACACGCTGAATCGCTCCGCGTACTGGATTCCTGCGATGCTGGACGGCAAGGGTAATGTCGTTCAGCCTGACTTTATAACCATCTATTACAAACGGTTGCCCGACAGCGATAGCCGCTGTCATCCGGAGACGAACACTGCGGCTCTGGGAAAATGCATCGCGTTACCCAATGGGTTGCGTTTCATTTCGGGCTCGAACATGCAGGGCGGTTACCGCCAGGCTCATTTGCCGGCCCACGTCGCGTATGCTTGGCCGTACCGTTATAATTGCGTAACGAGCAATGGCAGCTCAAACAGCGGCAGTGGCTGGTATATGTCACTGGATGAAGCCACGCCAAATTGTGCAGTCGGTGATTCAATTGAGGCAATCGTACAGATGCCTAGCTGTTGGGACGGCAAGAACTTGGATGTGCCTGACCATGGATCGCACGTCGACTACCCCTATAATGGTCGTTGCGACGACGCCCACCCCTTCGTCATACCCGCATTCTTAATCTCGGTCGCATATCGTATCGCGCCGGGCGATGATGCGAGTAAGTGGACACTATCTAGTGATGCGATGGACCCGAGTAAGCCACGAGGTTGGTCGCTCCACGCCGACTGGTTCGGGGCTTGGGATCCGCAGACTTTGGCGACGTGGACCGACAACTGCATCAACAAGCATTTGTCTTGCACGGGCGGCGACTTGGGCAACGGCACTCAAATGAAGGGAGCCATGCAGCCATCGTACGGCTGGACTAACCCGAAACACCTCGTTCCCATTCCCGCCGGCGGCATGGCAATGTGATGAACTGGGCTGAGCCGGTTACGTGCCGGCTCTGCCTCCTTCATGCGGTCCGCACGGACACGAGGTTAAACGCAACAAATGGTGCTTAGACGGTCCTTTCAGAGACACATTCCAGCTCTCTGGCGGCTTGCGGCAGACCGCAGCGGCAACGTGGCGCTCATCGCCGCAGCGGCTTTCCCGTTGCTGATCGGCGCAGCGGGGCTGGCGGTCGATGGCGTTCACTGGGTGCTTCAAAAGCGCGAGGTCCAGGCAGCGACTGACGCGGCGGCAATGGCGGGCGTTTATGGCCTGATCGCGGACGGCGACATGCAGAATGCGGTCAACTCGAGCCTGACCAAGGGCGGCGGAGTTCCTGACAATGCCAGCATCCAGGCGATCGAATCGCCGCCCGGCCATGAAGCCGATCCGTTCGCGGTGACCGTCCGGGTAACGATCCCGGCTAAGACTACCTTCGCATCGATGTTCATGAAGACGGTGCCGACGATCACGGCCGAGGCCACGGCAAGTGTCGTCGAGAACGGCAAATATTGTTCATTCGCACTGGGCGACATGGATGACGACGCCGGCGTTGTCGTCCGTCCGAACTCGAAAGTCGACATGGAGTGCGGCGTCACCACGAACGCTACCGGCGCCAAGGCAATACAGGCCGACAGTTCGTCCAGCCTCAAGGCGGCGGACATCCGCGCTTACGGCGGCATCGACATGACTTCAATCTCGGGCTCACGCACGCGCGCACATGCCCTTGCGCAAGAGGACCCGCTTGCGAACAGCGACCCGCCGCAGGTGCCAAACACCGGTTGTCCGCAGATCACGGCAAACCCCGACGCCGCCAACCTCACCGGCGGCAAGCTCGTGCTCGAGCCGGGGTGCTACGCTACCATGTACCTTAACGGACCGGTTTTCCTGCAGGACGGCGAATACATTCTCAACAAGGGCAATTTCGTCGTTGGTCCTCAAGGCCACGTCGAATGCAGTGCCTGCACCATCTTTCTCACCAGCGAGACGGCCGGAACCGATGGCGCGTCGATCGGCAAGGTGAAGATCTCCAGCGACGCGACTGTAAAGATGCATGCGACCCGGGAAGGCCCAAACCAGGGCATTCTCTTTTATCAGGACCGGCATGCGGCCCGCGACCTGCCCGGCGATGAGAACCACATCGGCGGCGGCAGCTTCACCGAACTCGAAGGTCTCATCTATTTCCCATCCGAAACGGTTTACGTCGATGGGAACATGAGCCCGAACCTGCAGTGCACGCGCTTCATCGCTCGGCGCCTCATCTTTGCGGGGACGGTTTACGTCAGCAAGTCGTGCGACGGTCTCGACAAGGTCACCTTCATGGCGACGGAAGTGCGGCTGCTAAGCTGATCAAGACGTCACGAGCCGGGCGACGGCTTTTTCGACCTGAGACATGATCCGATGAATTTCCGTGTTTATCTCGCTGAGTTCCGCCACCAGGTCGGCGGCGGTGATGCGCGGCCCTGACGACTCCGAACGGACGAGGCTTCGGAGCGCTTCCAACGGCGCACTATTTGTCAGGCTTTCCGAATTCGAATCATAGGGTGCGGAGCGCTCAAACGGCACATTTGCCCCAATCGTGCCTGCAAGGTCCGCCCGATTCAGATCCGCAGCAGCAAAGCTAGGCGCTGTGCGGCCGTCGAGCAGCGAGTAATGGGCCGCAGCTGTCAAAGCGGCGTCGGCCGCTCTCGGCGTGACAATGTCGAGCCGCGCCCCGCGAGAACGTGCGGCAGTTCGTGCCTTAGCGCCATCAAAGCCTCTGTACCCCACGCGCATTTGCGGTTGGCGGCCCCTCGATTTGCTTCCCCCACGCACACCGACGGCGATCCGCGTCGCGACTCGCTGTTAAACTTCTGTTTACGTGCCAGCGCTACCCGCTTCAAGATGGGCCGCATTGCGCGCGCTTTTCCAAGGCTCTAGGCACAAGCCGAGATGAGGAAGCGCTGCGGTTGGAACCTCCAGTCGCCCGAGGAGCTTGGCGGTGACGACTTACCGGCCTGACCCCAAGATCTTGACGCTCGGATCGGAGTTCTATGATCCCGTTTCGCCGGCCGAGTTCCCAAAGACGATCCCTCGCTTTCTCAACGAGCGATGGGCGGAGCGTGTCGGTCTCGGCGGCCGCGACGCGGCTGCGTGGGCATCGAACTTTTGCCGATTCGAGCCACTTCCCGACAATCTGACCGAACCGCTCGCCCTTCGTTATCACGGTCACCAGTTTCGCGTTTACAACCCGGACATCGGAGATGGCCGCGGGTTCCTGTTCGCGCAGCTGCGCGACAATGACGAACGCCTTCTCGATCTCGGGACCAAGGGGTCAGGTCAAACTCCCTACAGCCGTCACGCCGACGGTCGGCTGACCCTTAAAGGCGCTGTCCGCGAAGTCCTGGCTACCGAAATGCTCGAGGCGCTCGGCGTGCCGACGTCAAAGACCTTCGCAGTCTTCGAAACCGGCGAAGCGCTTGAACGTGGCGATGAGCCCTCGCCCACCCGTTCAGCAGTTCTAACCCGCTTAAGTCACGGGAACGTTCGCATCGGCACGTTCCAGCGTCTAGCCTTCTTCGGCCAGGCCGAGAACATCCGAATGCTCGTCCGATACTGCCTTGAGAATCTCTATGGCGAGCCTGCAGTGGAAGATGCGGAAAACGCGCTGCGCTATTTTGACCTCGCCAGTTCCGCAACCGCGACGCTTGCCGCCTCCTATCTTGCCGCTGGCTTCGTCCATGGCGTCCTCAACAGCGACAATATCAATGTCACCGGCGAGAGCTTCGACTATGGCCCCTGGCGGTTCACGCCGGACTGGGACCCCGAATTCACCGCTGCCTACTTCGACCATTACGGTCTTTATACTTTCGGACGCCAGCCGGAGGCGATCCACTGGGACCTCGCCCAACTTGCCGGCTGCCTGTCGATCGTGGCGGACGGCCCAGCACTTTCCGGCATTCTTGCGTCATGGAGCGGGCGCTTCGAGGCTGCGCTGACGCAGGCCATGCTGCGCCGCCTCGGCGTCCGACCAGCCTACGAGGCCGACGATCGCCGCCTAGCCGGCGCACTTATCCGGGCGCTAGCGACCAAGGAAGCGTCGATCGATCGGATCTT
This portion of the Sphingomonas limnosediminicola genome encodes:
- a CDS encoding tetratricopeptide repeat protein, whose translation is MAKRTLFFRLTVLALTIVAPALSGCGYWRTYEAKKYYAQYQTATANGDLQGARFALLSLVQTQEDVSDWWVQLGKIDLQLGDFRGAYDAFAHAHELDRTNAQVVATLAQLAIYAGQLDLAEEQAKSLELLAPDDPTITLVNGFVDLKRGDLDKANAAADQLLRAAPADPIAKILKAKVLMGAGRPDDAVALLEQQLQMVPDDGQALRALSAIYRSRGDWPSATRVATRLYQLNGKDSRISQQLLEAALRSSDLGRAASVSNSILSGDAPVQTIYATLGLWAEFAPEEVTLPNAIHLAQRYSGDRRVAFADYFNRVGKPASAEQLLGPPQLPLKQANAGLNAVIAQSMALQGRRADALKLFGEVLAVEPDQPQALRGRSALLMQTGNTKQAIIDAQRLVIANPKDGGDRILLARAFFAAGRRQDVRRTLWDAFQDMPQDNRVFSALKSVLVSTGDADGERRLRREVEDRRSSILEKEFL
- a CDS encoding cell wall hydrolase, encoding MSVHLLDLERPRRSALQRAIPYALAMLALALATAGLFANANKVEDLRRAQRAAKIASSTGEAVAPLNVVKPLTPEEALKANEDRPFDITPDTPAKQFRLIADDGSRERALECLTQAVYYEAATEGIDGQRAVAQVVLNRMRHPGFPSTVCGVVYQGSNLPTGCQFTFTCDGALMRNPIPSIWARAKKIASQALEGKVFAAVGHATHYHADYVLPYWADSLAKQVQIGHHIFYRLQGRLGTQAAFSQRYGGKEPLLATEPSTASVAAEAADQAQALLNSGLTTPTPLAADGAGIAGGNNQPKQVLLADAGKGTLLIDEGVPPPSGTKRRARQDCSAPSEKQIRPVAPTDMHAGNPFSDC
- a CDS encoding exopolysaccharide biosynthesis polyprenyl glycosylphosphotransferase encodes the protein MRSAGESAVTALTDRPSSQSGLNTGAFARHRIRFTSNIAGPIFFVADLICLGLSVPLSLIAYRLFFADRLVTSVGIFAFSSAGATYLLIRASRHAYNRTLVNLFEHEADSVIDALAAVLIASALVWQFGMIENLSRGIAILFLLSFSALLLASRPIVRGAVRYLAGSGSIEQRIVFYGADPASIAMIRRIIELMDLPHLKYLGVADDRPKVKSVDGLKMIGGLDQVLELARQGELDQVLFCVPNMPPQRLHAIVEELSNVSVDVAVVPSEAIQLAPDYRVHLLGQLPVLTLWQRPFRDINGLVKRGEDLLIAGTATALLSPVMLIVGLLVKISSPGPVFFVQPRIGFNNELIRVLKFRTMFADRSDLKAEQTTTANDPRVTPIGRWLRRLSLDELPQLLNVIKGDMSLVGPRPHATHMKVGERYYQDAVRGYAGRHRVKPGITGLAQVKGVRGEIRTIERAKLRVEYDRKYIENWSVWLDLGILLATFRAVLYDADAY
- a CDS encoding polysaccharide biosynthesis/export family protein; its protein translation is MKRFIALVVALFLIALGSSAAPAQSSPTSVPGPAYRINPGDDLEILVWGDERLQRVVRVLPDGTFGFPLVGQVMAAGLLPADLQRIITAGLRPQYKDAVPQVTVLVKNPSGYSFSVIGKVKAPGTFTPGRYVNALEALGVAGGPTEFAQTSRIRIIRKVGQQLQSIPVRLGDALKGDLEGIGPGQIPAIQSGDTMVVP
- a CDS encoding Gfo/Idh/MocA family oxidoreductase; its protein translation is MAVIGLGKMGLSHLAIANGLPGIEIVAMADSAPLVGSALAKVTGLKHVSDAKDALAIDGLEAVIVATPTISHEAIVRDALSRGIHVFCEKPLTLNEQVSVELAALADEKGLVTQVGYHNRFVAVFGEMKRLLDARALGRVSHVTAEAYGPVVTRPSKPTWRGKAELGGGALLDYAAHPLNLLNWYFGASTGCDSAILSSIFSKGVEDEVYASLRYGDVSGQLSVNWSDSSQRKMTTQITVWGDRGKLYADRQELRVFLTDAIDAPAGYEEGWNVRYTTDLTQPVEFYIRGEEYSAQLETFRDRVSGKSKEVVNSFADAAMTDATIRMIRSAAGGDVTVARPVAANDAKRGLLSRVLGRS
- a CDS encoding WecB/TagA/CpsF family glycosyltransferase; translated protein: MNSIIPVSSSRYPAWKKCRILNAWVDDLMVEQVVDRLDEGILWTLNPDHLYHLQRNADFVEAYRQAAIVSSDSKYVYWGLKFLGRAIQSKASGSDIVPAYWRRHADNPDVRIFMLGAKPGIAEQARQRINGIAGREVVVGAHGPSMNFVNDPGETAEAIRMINECKATCLIVGLGAPKQEIWIVRNRHLMPTVKVCMGVGATIDYEAQAVVRAPQWMAQNGLEWVYRMVTEPRRYWRRYARTLEFFWLVLFDRLGLYRPPAKLGQTIAVANEVKAA
- a CDS encoding FkbM family methyltransferase, whose translation is MIDVGAYEGNWTRLARRVFGDVPTLMIEAQLSKRPILEKVSHELADVRYAQALLSSASGERRQFFEMETGSSMFSENSNAPRTTRELRTCTLDELAGEVPRGAFLKIDVQGAELEVLGGGERALAACELVQLEVALLPYNEGAPTALEVLSYMAERDFSPFDISGFSRPNGIDLAQVDFLFARPTSKLRTHFFTF